The Solea senegalensis isolate Sse05_10M linkage group LG18, IFAPA_SoseM_1, whole genome shotgun sequence DNA segment tcttccatctttccaggacctgttcgcctccaggACTCTGAGGTGCGCAGGAAAGATTgtggctgatccctcccaccccggacacaaactggcaggaggctgcggtccatcaggaccagaacctcacgccacaagaacagctttttcccgtctgctactagccttatcaacaaggcccggagtCCCCCCTGACAATCTCTGACTCTTCACACTCcacctctgcctctacatgtcacattgaCATTGCATCCATAATTCTATGCGTTACATTAACGTTGTTACTGTGAACATTTGCaaattttttaacatttcactgGTACTTACTATAAATGCACAGCTGTACTGCTCTTttacttcttttaaaaaaacatactgtgtatatatacttatattgttatatttttaatttttaaatttgaatagtttatatttagagaatgacaccagaacaaattccttgtatgtgtaaaATCATACTTGGCTCGACAGCAAATCAgctaaacaataataaatgattattaataAAGGTGATTTTAAGATTATATGCATGACATACAGACATTAACACGTCTCACTTAGCATAACAAAACCTGATATATTCCACGATTATTGATGATGTTTTGTgtgaatttaaagaaaataacacagctgttgtttgtttgtccatcAGAAAGCACACTTACACTGGCACTCCATTGTGAAACTCCTCTATGGCCTGGTAGTAGATGGTGATGGCCACCTGTGTGTCAGCGTCGAAGGTGAACTCTACGTTGTAGCAGGCCCTGTTCTTCCCCGTTGCCTCATCACCTGGCAGCTTCAGGTCCTCGCTGCaccttttttttgggggggggggcaaagtTGAGTTGGGTAAAAATATATGAACTCTGTGAATTCACTTGTAGAATCACTATAATTTGTATGGCACCATGCCTTCAATTTTGGTCAAGTAGATGTAGTGGGTTGGTCCCTAAAAATAGCCCAGTGTGAGGGCGGTCACATGTGGTTAGCAGCAACAAGACCCAGGTTCACGACCCAGTTGGAAcgagggtctttctgcatggagtatgcatgttctccctgtgtgtgcgtgggttttctccggtttcctcccacagtccaaaaacatgcagacgtTAATCAGAtactctaaactgaccgtaggtgtgagtgtgagtgaatggttgatcgtctctgtgtgttggctgtAATGTGTGGCTGCTTTCagctgctctctttttttttctgtccatctcttcctctcatcttcctctccaCTCATTTTAGTGTTTATATCCTTGCGCTGTGAGTGGAGAAATAGAGGGAAGTTtaaaagggggagaaaagagTGAAACCAGAGGGCAAGACTGGGCAGCTATTTTCACCTCCTTACAACTAATTATAATTGGTTTCAACTTGTCTGAGCCTTTATAGATTCATCAAAAGGGAGGTGGTAAtattggccctgtgatgggcaggcgacctgtccagggtggacctcgcctttcaccctgtgtcagctgggatcggctccAGTGACCCACAAGGATaaaggaggataaagcgatagatgATGATATAATATTAGACAACTACAGCAAAAATACTTGCGCAGATGAAGGTGCTTACCGCACGAGCCGCACCGTGTCCTTCCGTATGTTTATGAGGCTTCGGAGCGTCTTCACTGGTTCCTGAGGTGGAGGTGCTGCGTACGGGAactgaacacacagagaaaacaagttGTAATATAAGCGTTTGAGTCCAAAGAGTGGCAGTGTTCAGCTCTTCTCAAACACCTCTACATTCCTAACTGTACTGAGTGGAATTCGGGGTTATAAGACGACCGCGGCTGCTCCTGGTTTAACCTTAACACAGAAGTGCTGCCAGCACCAGTGAGATTCGTGCTGACACGTGCTGACCCACAGCAAAAAATCTGCTCATACCGTGTCTTTCCAGGAACATGGCTGACACTTCAGACACTCATTTCTGCACACAGGCGTGAACAACAGAGTCTGTCTGTATTTTAAAGCAGGATAAAAGGACCAGATGGATGAGGTTGATAAACACTGTGACTGACCAACGCCCACAtttagtgatttaaaaaaaaacatcaataatccCGGCGTAAAAAAACTGACACACCACCTTTAAACTTGACCCAGTTTGTGGTTCTCGTTTCAGCActcttctgttgtgtgtttgaagcCTGAAGTTGCTGACTGACTGTAAAGGGAGAGGAGAGGTAGTTTGACGTTCTCTGCGGGGGAACCATGCAGGATGTGGTCGGATACCTCCGCACTACAACCCCTCATCTGTGTATGTGGATAAGGCTGTTTGTGTGGCTCTGAATGGCACCGTATTCAGTGTTATTACACATCTGCGCTCAGCAGGAGTCGTGCCCTgtaaaccacacaaacaaacacacacacacacacacaccgaggaGCACATGCTGAAAAGAGCCACTCACTGGAAACTCAGCGTTGAACATTGTAGGTCTTATATTAGTAACCTGTAGGAAATATTTTGTTATACTTTACTCGTTCACACAGATGAGTATTTTTCAAGTATCTCACAACTCTcttcttaaaggaatacttcaccgatttgcattttgctttgtattactagaatacaggtagtattttttttcccccaacctcagtttcccctgagttaagaaatatcttctttcttcttttgttatgtgcccaccagtaaCACTTGGTCCTGtcagcgtaactgttagcaaagatggcggacactgtttacattctggaaaTTAGGTCCCATCCCGCTTTTCAAGGCtgggaccaagtgtcactggtgggcacgtaacaaaaaaaaagaagatattttgactcaggggaaactgaggttgggaagcacaattttatcaaaaatactacccctattctcgTAAGACAAAGCAAAATTCAAATCAGTGAGGTATTCCTTTAACAGTGATAAACAGTTAACCAGCACTAATGTGTTTACCATGATCAGTGTGTCAGCAAGCTTTATGGAATCAATTTAAACAGACTACAGGTTTGAGCAGctcttcagtttgttttgtgcatGCTCAGAAAGTGTATTTAGTATGcataatgttttataaatatgttCTTTTTGCCACTTTTGCCCAGGAACCACTGAGCCTGACAGTACCGTATGCCAGTAGATCATCATGAACATCTACACCTTATTTAATTCAATCGTTTTCACGGCATTTCACCAGGAGCAAAAAGTGTTTCTTCAGAGAGAGACGACAGGATTCATCCTCCCGGGACGACGAATGTACAAAATGTAATGGCAACTGATCCGATAATTACTAGTTTGAGATATTTCAGTCAAGAccaactgacaaacaaacatagcATAAACCACCAGCATAACTAAAAATCCATGTCCTTTTGGATATCCATGTGCTTCCGAGAGAAAATCCCTAAACATAGTCCCATCCATTATCATATTTGTAGAGTGGCACAGAACACCAAGAACACAACAACTGCGGTTGGGGTTTATCTTTCCACAGTGCCATCTGTTTTCAAACCACCAAACACTGTAATGCTGTAAagctttcagacacacacacatgcaacaaaaaTGCCTAAAAACCTCAATTCTGTGCCCACAGCAGGATTATAAAACACCCTCTTTATCAGGAGAAAAACAGCACGCCTAATTTTGGCCCTGGTCTAGACAGAAACAGCAGTGCGAGAGAGATTAACACACATAAAGATGGAGCAGAGTATGTCCATATCAGCTTCTATTCAGTCCAGTGTCTCTGGACATGAGCTCTGTTTTTAACCTTCGGGTTCATGATCGGGCTgattgaaaaaaaggaaaaaaacatcagaggGGAACGTCCCTTATCAACATTTCTGCACAGGGGAGCTGGCAGACTGTCATTTCACTTTCAATTACTTTGACGGGGATGAGACTTTGACATAAAATTCAATCAATGACAGTGTGAGAGCCTGATAAATGCCACTGGCGGAGTCACAGTATGTGAAATGTATCCTGTTTAATGTCAAATAGACATATTAAATTAGCTCATCAGCTATTTTTGCATCTCATGTGTGAGGTGGTTTTCTCTGTTTGACATTAAACagaaattatatttatattggaTTTTGgttgaacaaacaaacactacttttcccacctcttctccttcacttcaggataagAATAGTCAAGCTGCATATTATTGGATTTTATTATgttactattttactgtttcacttttatgttttataccttttatgttgctgcGCCTTTAACTCTGTAAGGCACATTGAtcaaccttggttgtttttaaatgtgccctGGACAtaaagttgacttttttttagtattttagaCAAATGAGGGCAAGAGGTTTACTTCAAGAAAAAGGCTCATAGAAAATTTTGAAGATTTACCGCCACTGAAGAGAATTGTGTGATGTGCTCTCGAACAATCGCTCCATAAACTTGTGGTGAGACTGTTTTTAATACGTACCGCCACAGGTCTGGTCCCCAGGAAGTTAAGGTCTGTATTTTCCCCAAACAGGTAACCCTCCGGgtgggtggagtcaaacttctCTCCTCCCATGATGAAATGGTTGGCGAAGTAACTCCCTGTACACAGAGTCGTACAAATAAGTCATCTATATATTACATAAAATCGAGTTATTACTTTAGAGAGCTGTATGTAAGGAGTCAtaaaatatgtcattacagATCAAGGAAACACGGGCTTCACTGTTAACAATGGTACAGCCAGTACTGTTTATGCTACGTAGATTACTTCTTTAGATTCATGAAGGATTGGTTCTTCAAACTACCTGGCAACCTTGAGTCTCTGCGAAGGAAGGAACAACAGCTCAACAACAATAATTTCTTCCTGGATGAGCAAGCAAGTGGCAGCTAAAACTAGTAGAAGAATATAAAGGTGAGGAGGAGTGATGAGGTGACTGACTCAAGTTAGGCTGTTGTTGGCCAACAGCTCATCTACCTGTTTTCCAAGAGTTTGGGAAGACGACAACTGGCCATAAATAGCTCTTCTGCTTCATAATCACAGTGTGGGATATCATAACACTGGAATGGTGGTTTGGGGTTTCTTTAAATACATGCTGGACACTCTTGTCATGTTTCTGCTGGGAGGCCGTCTGCACTAGCATCACTCAACAGAACCTTGTTGTCGTTCACATTTATTAATTCTAGAGGATAAAAGGGGTTTGAAATGCTCTGATCACAAAATCCATAACAGGAACTAGAAAAAGCTACAGTGACAAggctcctgctctctctctctctctctttatcaccttattattatttacagcagTTGCAAGAGGCGAGCTGGGCCAAGGCTTTGTCACCAGATCCCACAGACAGGAACTGGGGCTGACAGATCGGTTTCATCAGCAGCCATCGCTGCCACCACCACTTCCCTCCCCtcccagcaccaccaccactgcttcCAGGTGcaaaattatatattaatatgttaCATTACAAATCCTGTGACTAATACAGCTGAACTTCCACTATAAAATTACCATAAATCTAAGATTTTAAAGCCTAATACATCACATCCGGgtgacacacacatcaaattcttaatgtgtttttgccacatttttacTATTCAGTGAAAATTAATAACATGACAAAATAATCCAGTAATACTGTCACTAACAATATCATATGTCATGTTATTACATATATTGTCATATGGTGAGCTGAATGTAGTGCTGCAAATCCAAAATGCCACACAATTAAAAATTGTATCtacaataaacacacatcactattcagtatactatatatatatatatgtatatactagcattcctgctgctgatgttgactgatcatcctcatcatcatcatcacttatttattttaaaacccaAGTCCAGCCTTCTGCTGGGAGACGCACCCAGACAAGAGCTGATCCCAGTTCACCAAAGAGATGAAAACATTATGACATGTTATTTGTGGGATTGACACTCATACAGCTGCACATTACATAGACAATGTGCTGTCACTGTGATATAAGCGTGGACATTTTATAAAAGAACTATACATATCCCTATACTTAATCTGCAATAAATGCCGTCTGTGCTGGTTTTGCTTGGACAAAATCTTACCATAATGGTAGATAAATTGATAATTATTGTCATCATTGTCTCCTAATATGGCAGCtgtgcacactttaaatcccaCCTATTACAACACCCAGCAGATGAGAATTGGTGAGACAACTGACAGACATTGCAGACAGATTTCATGGAATCATTGTTCTTACGTTTATTTCAAATGGAACctttttgtctttatatttCGCCAATCCAGAAAGTGATggatgtttttgttatgttctGTCTCTGTGGGTCCATGTCAGCAGCGAACTAAAGGCAGAAAGACAATATCCTGCAGCTCGGATATGAGGTGGTGTTTGTGGCCCTTCATAGAGATGATCATAAATcatgtagtaataataataataaactatacATGACGAAATTAAGTTTATTCAATTTAAATACAGTAAGGGAAAAGTTTATATATGTTAagggatttcttttttaaaatgttaggAGGCTCATAAATAGTATGGATCTCCCCTCTCGCCACAGGTATGTACCCAGGTGAAAGGCCTGCAGGCCTGGCTGTAACCAAGgcgtgaggaggagaaggatggtgatggtggtgatggtggtgatgccCAGGCTActtttccttgtgtctgtgtgtgtttgaagcaCAAACTGCTGCATAAAAGCTCTGTCTTTGGGGCAGAGGCTGTGTAACAGAtgcccacctcctcctctcgctcgcccccagcagcagcagtgtgaccTGTTGTTCGATGACTTACCAGATTTCGGTGGATAACGGTACACCGCATTGGACGGTATGTCCACTTCTTCCACGCCTATGTTCTGTCTGCTCGTCAAAGCCCCCATTGTCCGTCACGCGAAAAGCACTCGGTTGAGAGGGCATAACAGTCCGGGCTCGCCGCTTCGATGAATGTGACCGTCCCTCAGGGGGATTAGTGCGTCTTCTCTGGCCGCTTATCTCCCCACGACGCGCAGACGCTGCGGCTCGTTTTCCGAGGCAGAAAACGGCCGTTAACAGCGGAGGGACGCTCGCATGGTGCCCCCGCAGCAGCACGGCCGAGCGAGACAAAATCTCCGGGTTTACCTCTCTCACTTCACACAGGCGACTGGGTCGTACAGAACGGCGATATCGTCGTCGTCTTCGACATGTCCCGGTCAATCGGATGATGGTCGTGAATCCCCAGTGCTTGTCCTGTCAAACAGGTCTGTGGCTCCCCATGACGTCAATCAGCCACAAATCCGGACCGTGGTTTTTGCGCagtcccccttctctctctttctctctccgtctctctctctctctctctcccgctgaCTGCAGCAGTGCAGAAAGCTCCGTCCAAACATGAGTGTAAATGTGTGGACAAAGCTGGACTGTGGAGCCTAACACTCATTGTTTGTTATGATTATTAGTATTAACattattgctgttgttattgttgttgttgcaacGGAAATAAAGTCATCAACCATATCTGAGGGTAAAACAGCGTACACATCGctatatgacatatttatatatcattcgattattattattattattattgttagtattattattagtattggtAAGAGAAAGATCAAAAGCCAATGCCTCTAAAGTCACAGTGGTGATGCCACCCTGTAGATTtcgtttatgtttttataattatacttttatatattaaaaaaaaaactcttaagCCATTTTTAATACCATCACATAGTTTAATATTATTCTCCAttggaattgaattgaacccCCTGTCTGCCTTTGATTTGCATAGGTTTCCGTGGTTAAAGGTAGATCGCGCACGGATTAAAGGACTTGGCATCAACATTCGCATCGCCATTTTCTTCGTTAATTGTCATTACTTTCGTAAATGGTCATTTTCTAGATATTTCagcaaattgaattgaataagaagagaaaagaacagCCCTGCGTTTGTGTTAGTGCGACTCCCCGCCAATAGTGGCGCTGTTGTAAACTGTGCTTGGCAAATGAGCGCAGTCCTTCCGCCAATCAGAGGAAGCCAACGCGGGCTCAAAGACAGAGGAAAAGGAAGCCTTGTTGCCGCCATTTCACGTGAAAGCAGcgaggcaagagagagagagagatcccgGGCTCGGCGAATTCTGAGATAAGGTAGTATTAGAATCGAATTCTCTAACTGCGGCTTTGTAAAGAAGCACGGTAATTTTAataagttgtaatattacgcTGTTTTCGTCTTAACCGGTCCGTTTTGTAGCTTTTTAGACGGATAAAATGAGCTACGGAAGGCCGCCGCCTGACGTCGAGGGGATGACCTCCCTCAAAGTGGACAACCTGACTTATCGGACTTCACCGGAGACCCTGCGTCGAGTGTTCGAGAAGTATGGCCGCGTGGGAGACGTGTACATCCCCCGGGACCGCTACACCAAGGAGAGCCGAGGCTTTGCCTTTGTGCGGTTTCTCGACAAGCGTGACGCCGAGGATGCCATGGACGCAATGGACGGCGCGCTTCTCGACGGGCGGGAGCTTCGGGTGCAGATGGCCCGTTATGGACGACCACCAGATTCTATGTACGGACGGCGAGGTGCTCCGCCACGCCGATATGGCGGGTAGGCACGCAAAAACAGTAATTCTGTTCTGAAGAATATTTGAGTCACTTTACGAAAGTAGTTTTGAAAACGAAACCCAATCCTATAAGCGATAAACGGCCAAATATAAATTGCTTGAAGCACTAATATCCACATGAGAAGCCATTGATTGATCAAATAAAACAtccattcaaatattttttcaaactgtatataaaagtttttatatttaaatacccCCAACGGCCAACCTGCAGTACCTTTACAGTCCGCCAAGGGGCCACAGCACATGCTGTGTGattcactgaactaaaatattAACTTATTTTTGCTCTGCCATTGCCAGAGCTATTTCGTTATATGTGGCATTAATATCTTCTGAACAAGTTGCTACTAGGTTGTCAGTTtgcaatatatatattgaaTGTGTATTACTGAAAAAATTCTTTGTAATTATAGGCGCTCAGCCAGCCCCCGTCGCCGCAGGCGTAGCCGAAGCCGCTCCAGGAGCAGAAGCCATTCCCGATCCAGGAGCCGCCACCACTACAGCCGCTCCAGGTCCCGCTCTTATTCCAGGTCCAGATCCAAGTCCAAGTCTAAGTCCAGAACCCCCAGACGAAGCAAGTCAAAGTCTCCCTCCAGGTCTCGTTCCCGCTCCAGATCCAAGTCAAGGAGTCGAACCCCGCCTTCCAACAGAGGGTCAAAATCCAAGTCCagatccaggtccaggtccaaaTCCAAGAGTAGGCCTAAGTCACCAGAGGACAACGGAACCGAGCCTTAACCCAGACATGGACGCAGTATGACGGTATTCAGGGGAAAGGGTGGATTCATAATTCTCTTACTTGAATTGTCCAGATAGTAGTCAGC contains these protein-coding regions:
- the srsf2a gene encoding serine and arginine rich splicing factor 2a isoform X1 produces the protein MSYGRPPPDVEGMTSLKVDNLTYRTSPETLRRVFEKYGRVGDVYIPRDRYTKESRGFAFVRFLDKRDAEDAMDAMDGALLDGRELRVQMARYGRPPDSMYGRRGAPPRRYGGRSASPRRRRRSRSRSRSRSHSRSRSRHHYSRSRSRSYSRSRSKSKSKSRTPRRSKSKSPSRSRSRSRSKSRSRTPPSNRGSKSKSRSRSRSKSKSRPKSPEDNGTEP
- the srsf2a gene encoding serine and arginine rich splicing factor 2a isoform X2, coding for MSYGRPPPDVEGMTSLKVDNLTYRTSPETLRRVFEKYGRVGDVYIPRDRYTKESRGFAFVRFLDKRDAEDAMDAMDGALLDGRELRVQMARYGRPPDSMRSASPRRRRRSRSRSRSRSHSRSRSRHHYSRSRSRSYSRSRSKSKSKSRTPRRSKSKSPSRSRSRSRSKSRSRTPPSNRGSKSKSRSRSRSKSKSRPKSPEDNGTEP